In a single window of the Papaver somniferum cultivar HN1 chromosome 8, ASM357369v1, whole genome shotgun sequence genome:
- the LOC113303992 gene encoding aquaporin TIP2-1-like translates to MPCIAFGAFDDSFSVGSLKAYLAEFISTLLFVFAGVGSAIAYGKLSGDAALDPAGLVAIAICHAFALFVAVSVGANISGGHVNPAVTFGLAVGGQITIITGLFYWVAQLLGAVAACFLLKVVTGGLATPIHAVGAGVGAIEGVVFEIIITFALVYTVYATAADPKKGSLGTIAPIAIGFIVGANILAAGPFSGGSMNPARSFGPAVASGNFSGLWIYFVGPLIGGGLAGLTYGNVFMQSEHAPLVNEF, encoded by the exons ATGCCTTGTATTGCTTTCGGAGCTTTTGATGATTCATTCAGCGTAGGGTCTCTCAAGGCCTATCTTGCTGAATTCATCTCCACTCTTCTCTTCGTCTTTGCTGGTGTTGGTTCTGCCATTGCCTACG GCAAACTTTCAGGTGATGCAGCTCTTGATCCAGCAGGTCTTGTTGCTATTGCCATTTGTCACGCATTTGCTCTATTCGTTGCCGTTTCCGTTGGTGCCAACATCTCCGGTGGACACGTGAACCCAGCTGTCACCTTCGGATTGGCCGTTGGTGGACAGATCACCATCATAACTGGACTCTTTTACTGGGTTGCCCAGCTTCTTGGAGCTGTTGCTGCTTGCTTCCTCCTCAAAGTTGTCACCGGTGGATTG GCCACTCCCATCCACGCCGTCGGAGCAGGAGTTGGAGCCATCGAAGGAGTTGTTTTTGAAATCATCATCACCTTCGCTTTGGTCTACACCGTCTACGCCACCGCCGCTGACCCCAAAAAGGGTTCATTGGGAACCATTGCCCCAATTGCCATTGGTTTCATCGTTGGTGCCAACATCTTGGCTGCTGGACCTTTCTCCGGTGGATCAATGAATCCAGCTCGTTCTTTCGGTCCCGCCGTTGCCAGTGGAAACTTCTCCGGACTCTGGATCTACTTTGTCGGTCCATTGATCGGTGGTGGTCTAGCTGGTCTCACCTACGGAAACGTGTTCATGCAATCCGAGCACGCTCCCCTTGTCAATGAATTCTAA